A single genomic interval of Candidatus Nomurabacteria bacterium harbors:
- a CDS encoding UvrD-helicase domain-containing protein, producing MSDLSDFFTHLNPEQKKAVEHVDGPLLVFAGAGSGKTRVITYRIANLIANHGVNADKILAVTFTKKAAEEMNERIRTIFDQLGFDYSVRPMIGTFHSICARFLRSEASKVDLSPNFSIYDSDDSENLVKELMLQANIDIKQFKPRVIQSMIGSAKNDMVGPNEYSLHYVGYVEDIVAQIYPDYQKQLIEMNAVDFSDLLYKTVEMFDKNKDIRDRYQEKFDQILVDEYQDTNKVQYKLIRHLSDGHQNLCVVGDDDQSIYKWRGADIKNIISFEKDFKKVTTVKLEQNYRSTANIIHAAVSVIQKNNERIDKSLWTSQEQGSPITVYQARDEKGEAQFVVDEISTLQRKGFKLGDIAILYRTNYQSRVLEEALLQNGVRYQLIGGFRFYDRREIKDLLSYLRVFNNLKDDMSLYRIINVPSRKMGPKSVANLVKVAREAGVSLGQLLVISYALDTGRIDELRFDQVAIDAVDKHLSEVMKNANVVDIFGSLYFFSLENDVLTLIDKVIDRVKYLDHVDDGSDAGYSRRENVQELRTVASSYAQREGDKSLNVFLQDIALIEQAQEESNKDLSEGAVTLMTLHSSKGLEFPAVFIVGMEEGLLPHSRTFTEPQELEEERRLCYVGITRAKERLWLTFAESRSSMGGYTDQMPSRFLAEIPQDICEYYSWNI from the coding sequence ATGTCTGATCTATCAGATTTCTTTACACATTTAAATCCCGAACAGAAAAAGGCTGTCGAACATGTAGACGGTCCCTTGTTGGTGTTTGCAGGTGCCGGCTCAGGCAAGACCAGAGTGATAACCTATCGAATTGCCAACCTTATCGCAAATCACGGAGTAAATGCAGATAAGATCTTGGCTGTTACGTTCACTAAGAAAGCAGCAGAGGAGATGAATGAAAGGATCCGTACTATCTTTGATCAGTTAGGTTTTGATTATTCAGTTCGTCCGATGATCGGTACATTTCATTCGATATGTGCGAGATTTTTACGTTCGGAAGCATCGAAGGTCGATCTATCACCAAATTTCTCGATCTATGATAGTGACGATTCAGAAAATTTGGTCAAGGAATTGATGTTACAGGCAAATATTGACATCAAGCAGTTCAAACCCCGAGTTATCCAATCTATGATAGGTTCTGCAAAGAACGATATGGTAGGGCCAAATGAGTACTCTCTTCATTATGTAGGATATGTGGAGGATATTGTAGCGCAGATATACCCGGATTATCAGAAACAACTGATCGAGATGAATGCGGTTGATTTTTCAGATCTTTTGTATAAAACCGTTGAGATGTTTGATAAGAACAAAGATATCCGAGATAGATATCAAGAAAAGTTCGATCAGATACTCGTTGATGAGTACCAAGATACTAACAAGGTTCAATACAAACTGATCAGGCATCTGTCTGATGGACACCAGAACTTGTGTGTAGTAGGTGACGATGACCAGAGCATATATAAATGGAGAGGGGCAGATATTAAAAATATCATCTCTTTCGAAAAAGATTTCAAGAAAGTGACAACGGTAAAGCTGGAGCAGAACTATAGATCCACAGCAAATATCATCCATGCTGCAGTATCTGTCATTCAGAAGAACAATGAACGTATAGATAAAAGTCTGTGGACATCTCAGGAGCAAGGATCACCAATAACTGTTTATCAGGCAAGAGATGAGAAGGGCGAAGCTCAGTTTGTTGTTGATGAGATATCCACCTTGCAAAGGAAGGGATTTAAACTTGGGGATATAGCCATCCTTTATCGTACAAACTATCAATCGAGGGTATTGGAGGAGGCTCTTTTGCAGAATGGAGTTAGGTATCAACTGATCGGAGGATTTAGGTTCTATGATCGTCGGGAGATAAAAGATCTACTTAGCTACCTGAGAGTTTTCAATAATCTAAAGGACGATATGAGTCTGTATCGGATAATCAATGTCCCAAGTAGAAAAATGGGACCAAAATCTGTAGCTAATCTAGTCAAAGTGGCACGAGAGGCGGGTGTGTCCTTAGGACAACTACTAGTGATCTCTTACGCACTAGATACTGGAAGAATAGATGAACTGAGATTTGATCAGGTAGCGATAGATGCTGTAGATAAGCATCTGTCGGAGGTTATGAAGAATGCAAATGTGGTAGATATTTTCGGATCGCTGTACTTTTTTTCGCTCGAGAATGATGTCCTGACACTAATTGATAAAGTTATCGACAGGGTAAAGTATCTTGATCATGTGGATGATGGATCTGATGCTGGTTATTCTAGACGGGAGAATGTACAAGAACTTCGTACAGTAGCATCAAGTTATGCTCAGCGAGAAGGAGACAAGTCACTAAATGTGTTCTTGCAGGATATTGCTTTGATAGAGCAGGCTCAAGAAGAATCGAATAAGGATCTTTCTGAGGGAGCGGTAACTTTGATGACCTTGCACTCCTCCAAGGGTCTGGAATTCCCTGCAGTGTTCATTGTGGGTATGGAGGAGGGATTATTACCTCACTCCAGAACATTCACAGAACCACAAGAATTAGAAGAAGAAAGAAGGTTGTGTTATGTAGGTATCACGAGAGCAAAGGAGAGGTTGTGGCTGACATTTGCAGAGTCTCGAAGTAGTATGGGTGGATACACAGACCAGATGCCGTCTAGGTTTCTAGCTGAGATACCTCAGGATATCTGCGAATATTACAGTTGGAATATATAA
- a CDS encoding SH3 domain-containing protein, with translation MNRKSLFYTITISALLFSVVTGSVRAYSLIERKDLSLDEALYVKEQEVYAFPEKILITKIAGAPEYLENDPELWYKMLYYYYVTRLEMADLPYNYIVNRDGQVYQGRSGWPGVIPELDSPEGVVLIGYMSNGSDLTTPAREALQELIEDLSYRYGIVENGVLPVDLDIVSKESGTLSKLNYSSSTGVFSDEVKQLLPQLRYTNEDHYEISAFIGQVDYQKEIGLGEDFEVTVNVKNSGENPWFTFNDFVYVVTADGTDSEFSVNQEWDSFDAPTHIEEVTLFPDENYEVKFNMKAPLVPGDYKQDFALRRLGKPNLSGSSFTVSFSVTPGDVQLVKILETPTGNLNVRSLPSTGGQVLGQVDEGKLFVLVEENGQWFKIKWNGEEEGWVFGQYVQKL, from the coding sequence ATGAATAGAAAAAGTTTGTTTTATACAATTACGATCTCCGCACTCCTTTTTAGTGTAGTCACTGGATCTGTTCGAGCGTATTCTCTGATCGAACGTAAAGATCTGAGCCTTGATGAGGCACTATATGTCAAAGAGCAGGAGGTTTATGCATTTCCTGAGAAGATACTTATTACCAAGATCGCAGGTGCTCCAGAGTATTTGGAGAATGACCCGGAATTATGGTACAAGATGCTATATTACTACTATGTCACTAGGCTTGAGATGGCAGACCTGCCATACAACTACATAGTGAATCGAGACGGTCAGGTATATCAGGGTCGAAGTGGATGGCCTGGTGTGATCCCTGAATTAGATTCACCCGAAGGGGTTGTACTGATCGGGTATATGTCTAACGGGAGTGATCTTACGACTCCCGCAAGAGAAGCCTTACAGGAACTTATTGAGGATCTTTCATATCGGTATGGAATAGTCGAGAATGGTGTCCTACCAGTAGATCTGGATATAGTATCTAAAGAATCTGGCACATTATCAAAATTGAATTATTCATCAAGTACAGGAGTATTTTCTGATGAAGTAAAACAACTACTTCCGCAATTAAGGTATACAAATGAGGATCATTACGAGATCTCAGCATTTATAGGTCAGGTTGACTATCAGAAAGAGATCGGATTAGGTGAAGATTTTGAAGTGACAGTAAATGTTAAGAATAGTGGGGAGAATCCATGGTTCACCTTCAATGATTTTGTTTATGTTGTGACTGCTGACGGAACAGATAGTGAGTTTTCTGTTAATCAGGAATGGGATAGTTTTGACGCACCAACACATATCGAAGAGGTTACCCTATTCCCAGACGAAAATTATGAGGTCAAGTTCAATATGAAAGCACCATTGGTTCCTGGAGATTACAAGCAAGATTTCGCTTTGAGAAGATTAGGAAAACCGAACCTTTCAGGCTCATCCTTTACAGTATCTTTTTCTGTCACACCCGGAGATGTTCAACTCGTAAAGATCTTGGAAACTCCCACTGGTAATCTTAATGTTCGGTCACTTCCTTCTACAGGTGGACAAGTTCTCGGACAGGTAGATGAAGGTAAACTTTTTGTCCTTGTAGAAGAAAATGGGCAGTGGTTCAAGATCAAATGGAATGGCGAAGAGGAAGGTTGGGTTTTTGGTCAATATGTACAGAAATTGTAA
- a CDS encoding fibronectin type III domain-containing protein: MYVTPRQKKRYLLNALIITVAIPLTVVAGYYATQLLSSADEEAVPENVVVSNLTTNSLTVTWTTSIDASGEVVVKDSEGEDSRPYIDFRGSGSRKTHFVEVLDLVPATKYSFEIVSNGTSYSSEGGQPFTFTTSELTDDTPVPNPIYGTIPSMSDDDAIVYITKTNQPLSLPLSAVPTASGNWIVDLSSMRELNGTDVITISADSELVLSVQGIDGTGATVTSNYADLVDENGRLQATVDLTLTAGVDPLSALPPESLIAQVIAIDPTPEPEPDPTPTPTPTPTPTPTPTPTPTPTPTPTPVPTPVVPTKPTFDPASREFLVKVDISWIDLVTGGQTVATTPDVNTGPDSIQLASMTDNGFMVVWMSAEPEEGYVMYGTETTTLDEEAIDARDNLVEKGEYYTHVIEVTDLLPETQYYYQIHTGTDVFNDGGSPFTFTTYSTLASPPPYETISGEVTGLDDYTDVVILLTLSDTDSTGSTDVSNPIALVTDAAGRWIASIADARTTDGAEYFSYSDEDEILASMYVYANSDEVTSTIADASENEISLIATASTTTIGGDSVDLLTDYGVSLQYIPVGVGGGGGYAGQAYYPSTSGVTPKTAISDHIPLLSMSLGMILLGSMTLRTSYKEFMSMRGKKRSY, translated from the coding sequence ATGTACGTCACTCCAAGACAAAAAAAGAGGTATCTGTTAAATGCATTGATCATTACTGTAGCTATACCACTTACTGTAGTTGCGGGTTATTATGCCACTCAATTACTGAGTAGTGCAGATGAAGAAGCAGTGCCAGAAAATGTTGTGGTGAGTAATCTGACAACTAATTCCTTGACTGTCACATGGACTACTAGCATTGATGCTTCTGGGGAAGTTGTGGTGAAAGATTCTGAAGGTGAGGATTCTAGACCTTATATCGATTTTCGTGGTTCCGGATCGAGAAAGACACATTTTGTTGAAGTACTAGACCTAGTTCCAGCCACTAAGTATTCCTTTGAGATAGTTTCGAATGGCACGTCTTACTCTTCGGAAGGTGGTCAGCCCTTCACTTTCACTACAAGCGAACTGACCGATGACACGCCTGTTCCAAATCCGATCTACGGTACTATACCCTCGATGTCAGATGATGACGCTATCGTATATATAACAAAAACAAATCAGCCATTATCTTTACCATTGTCTGCTGTTCCTACCGCTAGTGGTAATTGGATAGTAGATCTTTCATCTATGCGTGAGTTAAATGGAACGGATGTGATAACTATCTCAGCAGACAGTGAGCTTGTCCTTTCAGTACAGGGTATTGATGGAACTGGTGCAACAGTCACGAGTAATTATGCAGATCTTGTTGATGAAAATGGAAGATTGCAGGCTACTGTGGATCTTACACTAACTGCTGGTGTCGACCCATTATCGGCATTACCACCCGAAAGCCTTATAGCTCAAGTAATTGCTATCGATCCGACACCTGAACCCGAACCCGATCCGACCCCCACGCCGACACCGACCCCCACGCCAACACCGACCCCCACGCCGACACCGACCCCCACGCCAACACCGACCCCGGTTCCTACACCTGTAGTACCAACAAAACCCACTTTTGATCCTGCATCTAGGGAATTTCTGGTCAAGGTAGATATATCGTGGATCGATCTAGTTACGGGGGGGCAGACAGTTGCTACCACACCTGATGTCAATACCGGTCCTGATTCGATCCAGTTGGCATCCATGACAGACAACGGATTTATGGTTGTTTGGATGAGTGCAGAGCCAGAAGAAGGTTATGTCATGTATGGTACTGAAACCACCACGTTAGATGAAGAGGCAATCGACGCCAGAGATAATTTAGTAGAAAAAGGTGAATACTACACTCATGTCATCGAAGTGACAGATCTTCTTCCCGAAACTCAATACTACTATCAGATACACACAGGCACAGATGTTTTTAATGATGGAGGATCTCCGTTTACATTCACAACTTATTCGACATTGGCATCTCCCCCACCGTATGAAACTATCTCTGGTGAGGTTACAGGTCTTGACGATTATACAGATGTGGTAATTCTACTCACTTTGTCAGATACCGATAGTACCGGCAGTACTGATGTATCAAATCCTATCGCACTGGTCACTGATGCTGCAGGGAGATGGATCGCAAGCATCGCTGATGCTAGAACTACTGATGGTGCGGAATACTTCTCATATTCTGATGAAGATGAGATACTGGCATCGATGTATGTTTATGCGAATTCTGATGAGGTGACATCTACTATTGCTGATGCCTCAGAGAACGAAATATCACTGATCGCCACAGCATCGACCACGACTATCGGAGGAGATTCGGTAGATCTACTTACTGATTACGGAGTTTCATTACAATACATACCGGTAGGAGTTGGCGGTGGAGGTGGTTATGCGGGACAGGCATATTATCCTTCAACCTCTGGTGTGACACCAAAGACTGCGATATCAGATCATATCCCACTACTATCTATGAGTCTAGGTATGATACTACTAGGATCTATGACATTGAGAACCTCGTACAAGGAGTTTATGAGTATGAGGGGGAAAAAGCGGTCATATTGA